From the Gossypium hirsutum isolate 1008001.06 chromosome A02, Gossypium_hirsutum_v2.1, whole genome shotgun sequence genome, the window AAGCGGACACTATAAATACTTCCCTTATATATCAGATATGTACATcagcaaacataaaaaaaaaaatcctctgCAAAGTAGTAATCAAATCCCAAATCACTAGAAATCATGGGTGTTTTCACATATGAATCTGAGGTTATTACAGCAATCCCACCAGCCAAGATGTTTAAGGCTTGCATCGTTGATGGTGACACTCTCATTCCCAAGATTGTTCCTCAGGCTTTTAAGACCATTGAGTACATTGAAGGCAATGGTGAGCCTGGTAGCATCAAGAAGGTCACTTTTGGAGAAGGTCAGttcatttttataactttatacTTGGAGTAACATATATGGGTATATATATAACGGTGAAAAATTATGTGTTTTGGACATGAAGGAAGCCAGTTCAATTATATGAAGGAGAAGGTGGAAGCATTAGACAAAGATAAATTAGTGTACAGGTACAGTGTGATTGAAGGGGATGCATTGATGAACAAACTGGAGAAAATCACTTACGAAACCAAGTTGGAGGCATCACCGGGTGGGGGATCCATTTGTAAGACCAGCAGTAAATATTACACCATTGCTGACTTTGAGATCACAGAAGAAGGAATCAAGGCTGGCAAAGAAAAAACCTTGCAAATATTCAAGGCTGTTGAAGCTTATCTCCTGGCAAATCCTGACAAATATTGAAAATATCCCAATATTATGTTTGCAGCCGCTGCAATCAGCATATTAAATGTTTGATTGCATTTATGCTTAATTTTTCCCTTTTGTATGTTTGTGTGTGTTTCACCTTTTAAATTTGCTATTGTTGGTCCAGGCGATATTTAGTTACCTAAATAACAGGTCAATTTGTCAAGCTTATGTTATCAGTGTTTGCGGAAGTAAATAAAGAAGCTTCAAAGATATTTGGAACAAACTGTAATTGATGCAGGCTATTTATTGCAATTGCTGGTGCATCATTTATTTATCTTCAACTTTCTTCTTTTCAGGATTTACGAAATTGTTGAAAAACTGTAATTCTGTCAATAGGATTTGGAATTTGATTGATCGAATCAGGATTTCTGGTTTGATTATAATAGATCCGTCTATTGACATCTTATCCAatatttattctttcttttgtaattcaaattcgaatttaaatttatataattgctttaaaatttaatttgcttGACTATCCAATTGATTGAATCTTAACTCATATGACACTAATATTATTACAATGATTAAGAACACCTAAGTTCGAGTGCATTTAAACTTCTCTTATTCTATTGGAAGGGGATAAAAATAAGCTTAGGATAAATGAGTtgaataagtttatttttttaattaaaagttaaaatcaaacaaatttaattttaaattcaaaatataaggTACAAAAATTGGTaacataattaatcaattttataattaatttattatcatttctattttggaaaatattttattatatttattaattaattcaactattattgatataaattaattttaattgcatattatATCCAAATTTGACTTTATCTGTTGTAGGCATTAACTGTAAAAGCTACAGATCCAATGACTAATATCACATATATTTGGTAATCCAAATATTATGCATGCAAAATGGATTCTACTATTACAGTGTCAACAGTGAGTTCAAGGTGTGGTGGCCCAAATTCATCGGgcccaaaataaaaccaaaactaaaaaaaattatagaaatagatTGGCCCAAATAAAAAAAGCCCGAAAGCCCaaaacctaaacttttttttggaaACTTTAGCTAACCTTAATTCTTCTTGCGCCGCAGCCTCTCCACATCGGTAGGCGTACCGTCTGACATCCTCTCTGCCACCACTATCATTGACTTCGCTCTCTACCACCATCACTTGCAAAGCAACAGAAAAACAAAAGCAAAGGATAGAAGCAGAagcagaagaaagaaaaagacaaaacaaataaatatatgtattatattttggCTATAAAGGCCGAAAAAATagtttgtaacaaaaaaaaacacaagaaATCGAatacaaaagcaaaaaaaagaacaataaaGTTGAAAAGAAAATACGAAGGTAGtcctattattttcttttttcttgtttcgaaaatataaaaaaattaaaacaaaaagtttaaattttttacatgTTCATCTTCCACCACTGTCGACAGCTTCATCAAAGAATAGGAGCCGAAAGGTTTCTTGATTTCCAGTCGAGTTTCGACTAGATTTCGGAGAATCTAACCCTAGATCCACAATATACTCAAAAAGGGGATCAAAATGGCCTATTTTAGGGAACTTCAGCCACCAGAGGCGGCAGTCTCCGTCGTCGATGACCGGTGGCCACGGCGGAGACCCACCGTCCCATGGTCGAACATAGGGGTGACTTTGAgagaaaaaataagagaaaagaaaaattctTTTAAGCAGAGTCTGAAATGTTTTTtttgttatgattttttatttatatagggCCCTATACGACGCCATTTTGGGCTTGACCTTTAGACACCCAAAACAATGTCGTTTTGACGCTTGACACGATGACCCAATCTGACCCCTTTTTAGGATCCACTTGTTTTTTAAGGGAAGGGCCATTTGTTGTtttggtccttccgctttttagtttgttttaaaattactccttcatatttttattttatttcatttttaccccATTATTTTGATTTCCTTGCGATTCAGTCCTTTCACCCACTGTTGACTTGAGGAAATGACATGGGTTTGGGAAAATAACCTTTTGGGTccctgtttattttattttattttgatttaatcctttttttgcttttttttaatttatacttagaatttcttttggatttcaatttagtcatttgcccatttttttatttcattattttattttatcatttcgagcacttttattttatgattatttatatttttcctcttgtctaaattatgaaattttatttacatgtagttatttattattattattattattatgttatagtCCTTTACTATTTTCCCTCAAATTtccctatttattttattttggtcctttaCTTTTAAATGTTGATACTATTAATAgtattagtaattttattttggatataattatattatcatacatttttattatcattattatcatataGTAGTTGTTATTAATATTTCTTATTATTGTATTCATTGTAGtattgtcattttattttattgcttgtattattattttgttaataagATAATTTTGCCATCTTCGTACATTGTAAATATTGCTA encodes:
- the LOC107933224 gene encoding major strawberry allergen Fra a 1.05 — its product is MGVFTYESEVITAIPPAKMFKACIVDGDTLIPKIVPQAFKTIEYIEGNGEPGSIKKVTFGEGSQFNYMKEKVEALDKDKLVYRYSVIEGDALMNKLEKITYETKLEASPGGGSICKTSSKYYTIADFEITEEGIKAGKEKTLQIFKAVEAYLLANPDKY